Proteins encoded by one window of Litoribacterium kuwaitense:
- the rpsA gene encoding 30S ribosomal protein S1, producing MVDEVNQEQEMSEIKSFSAGDLVKGTVTKIEDKQVLVDVGYKVDGIVPIKSLSSLHVESPADVVETGEELELKVIKIDDDELILSKQAVDEEKAWEDLEQKFENNVTFEAEVKEVVKGGLVVDLGVRGFIPASLVERHYVENFDDYKGRTLTLKVLELDRDKNRVILSHRAVVDEEIQQKKGDTLASLEAGQVLPGTVQRLTDFGAFVDIGGIDGLVHISQLAHHHVEKPSDVVEEGQEVQVKVLSVDHDNERISLSIKETLPGPWEEVANKVQAGDELDGTVKRLVSFGAFVEILPGVEGLVHISQISNRHIGTPHEVLEEGQEVRVKVLEVNPDEHRVSLSIRDLLEESAQEEHHAVTPSYEEEDGSGVKLGDLFGDALKKFK from the coding sequence ATGGTTGATGAAGTAAACCAAGAGCAAGAAATGTCCGAAATCAAATCTTTTTCTGCGGGCGATTTAGTGAAGGGTACTGTCACTAAAATCGAAGATAAGCAAGTTCTCGTAGACGTAGGATATAAAGTGGATGGGATTGTACCTATTAAATCATTATCCAGTTTGCACGTCGAGTCACCTGCAGATGTTGTAGAAACCGGTGAAGAGTTAGAGTTAAAAGTGATCAAAATTGATGACGATGAATTAATCTTGTCCAAGCAAGCAGTGGATGAAGAAAAAGCATGGGAAGACCTAGAGCAAAAATTTGAAAACAACGTGACTTTCGAAGCGGAAGTGAAAGAAGTTGTTAAAGGTGGACTCGTCGTAGATTTAGGCGTCCGTGGCTTCATCCCAGCTTCTCTAGTCGAGCGTCACTATGTAGAAAACTTTGACGACTATAAAGGTCGTACTTTGACACTAAAAGTGCTTGAGCTTGACCGAGACAAAAATCGTGTCATTCTGTCACACCGTGCTGTTGTTGATGAGGAAATTCAACAGAAAAAAGGTGATACGCTTGCTTCATTAGAAGCAGGACAAGTGTTGCCTGGTACAGTTCAGCGTTTGACTGATTTTGGTGCGTTTGTAGACATCGGTGGCATTGACGGCCTAGTTCATATTTCACAATTGGCTCACCATCATGTTGAAAAGCCATCTGATGTTGTTGAGGAAGGTCAAGAAGTACAAGTGAAAGTGCTTTCTGTTGATCACGACAATGAGCGCATTTCTCTGTCCATTAAAGAAACACTTCCTGGTCCATGGGAAGAAGTTGCAAATAAAGTTCAAGCTGGCGATGAGCTTGACGGTACTGTAAAGCGCCTTGTTTCTTTCGGTGCGTTCGTAGAAATCTTGCCTGGTGTTGAAGGTCTCGTTCATATTTCACAGATCTCGAACCGCCATATTGGTACGCCTCATGAGGTGTTAGAAGAAGGACAGGAAGTTCGCGTGAAAGTGCTAGAAGTGAACCCGGATGAGCACCGGGTATCATTAAGCATTCGCGACCTGCTTGAAGAGTCTGCTCAAGAAGAACACCACGCTGTAACTCCTTCTTATGAGGAAGAAGATGGTTCCGGTGTGAAGCTTGGCGACTTGTTTGGCGACGCTTTGAAAAAATTTAAATAA
- the prsW gene encoding glutamic-type intramembrane protease PrsW has protein sequence MLPIISAGIAPGAALLCYFYLRDKYEAEPIHMVAKSFLVGFAIVFPIMFLQYAITHEAAIDSPLFEAFVQTSFLEEFFKWFVLYYTVYHHVEFDDYYDGIVYGVAVSLGFATFENILYIFANGIDTAFGRALLPVSSHALYGVIMGYYLGRAKFAITKKRYAWLLLSFFVPFILHGIYDYIMLFFKKNWLVWIVPFMVFLWWLGLKKVKSANQRSRKQTFDL, from the coding sequence ATGCTCCCCATTATTTCAGCGGGAATTGCTCCCGGGGCAGCCCTCTTATGTTATTTTTATTTGCGCGATAAATATGAAGCAGAGCCCATTCATATGGTAGCTAAAAGCTTTCTCGTCGGCTTTGCAATTGTTTTTCCTATTATGTTTTTGCAGTATGCCATCACGCATGAAGCTGCCATTGATTCTCCATTGTTTGAGGCATTCGTCCAAACATCCTTTCTTGAGGAGTTTTTTAAATGGTTTGTGCTTTACTATACAGTGTATCATCATGTCGAGTTTGATGATTATTATGACGGGATTGTCTATGGGGTTGCCGTTTCCTTAGGATTTGCGACATTCGAGAACATTCTGTATATTTTTGCAAATGGCATTGACACGGCTTTTGGAAGAGCGTTACTGCCTGTGTCAAGTCATGCGCTATACGGTGTTATTATGGGTTATTACCTTGGACGGGCTAAGTTTGCTATCACTAAGAAGCGCTATGCCTGGCTGCTGCTATCATTTTTCGTTCCGTTTATTCTCCACGGTATATATGATTATATTATGCTATTCTTTAAAAAAAATTGGCTCGTTTGGATTGTTCCATTTATGGTTTTTCTTTGGTGGCTTGGTTTAAAGAAAGTGAAGAGCGCCAATCAGAGAAGCCGGAAACAAACCTTTGACCTATGA
- the sleB gene encoding spore cortex-lytic enzyme, which produces MIIAVCLVLSLSQTASVQAFTNQVIQKGAVGDDVIELQSRLQYIGFYQSQIDGKFGWSTYWALRNFQEDFGLDIDGLAGPQTKEKLVNASQYDEPYVKNYLNSGKRFTYYGGSYKKNQSGGKQNNSSGEKQQSPGQQQPSGGGGKQPTKPVNVPAGYSENDIQLMANAVHGEARGEPYEGMVAVAGVILNRINSATFPDSVSGVIFEPRAFTAVADGQIWLTPNETSKRAVLDAINGWDPSSGALYYFNPDTATSPWIWTRPQIKQIGAHIFCK; this is translated from the coding sequence ATAATCATAGCTGTATGTCTCGTTTTAAGCTTAAGTCAGACAGCGTCTGTTCAAGCCTTTACAAATCAAGTCATTCAAAAGGGTGCTGTCGGTGATGATGTTATTGAATTGCAATCACGCTTGCAATACATCGGTTTTTATCAGAGTCAAATTGATGGAAAGTTTGGTTGGAGTACGTATTGGGCTTTAAGAAACTTCCAAGAAGATTTTGGACTGGATATCGATGGGCTGGCTGGTCCACAGACAAAGGAAAAACTCGTCAACGCGTCTCAATACGACGAACCTTACGTGAAAAATTATTTAAACAGTGGAAAGCGCTTTACGTATTACGGCGGGAGCTATAAAAAAAATCAGTCCGGCGGAAAACAAAACAATTCTTCGGGCGAAAAGCAACAAAGTCCTGGACAGCAGCAGCCGTCAGGGGGTGGGGGCAAGCAGCCTACTAAGCCAGTTAATGTCCCTGCAGGATATTCTGAAAATGATATTCAACTGATGGCCAATGCGGTGCACGGAGAGGCACGCGGAGAACCTTATGAAGGTATGGTTGCTGTTGCCGGTGTCATTTTAAATCGCATTAACAGCGCAACGTTTCCTGACTCAGTCTCTGGCGTCATCTTTGAGCCGCGTGCGTTTACAGCTGTTGCAGACGGGCAGATTTGGTTAACCCCGAATGAAACATCAAAACGGGCCGTACTCGACGCGATCAACGGTTGGGATCCGAGTAGCGGCGCCTTATATTATTTTAATCCAGATACAGCTACATCACCATGGATCTGGACTCGTCCACAAATTAAACAAATTGGTGCTCATATTTTCTGTAAATAA
- a CDS encoding flagellar brake protein, which yields MTIELGTKMWLRLQGLEKKEYVGAVVDEDQENIWIMIDKELMKYVEEKTCILSFREYSGALQTFTAEHTAVRKEGNVWMAGFRKPAPEHIHRIQRRNFLRVEAKLNVAVYGMEEDDLEPFVTTTYDVSGGGVSIWMPRGTELVREQQVLLYISLPLKKEEKPTLIKTLFNPLRHTQVEGGNERWGGEFLDISEQDRKKLVRYTMFEHARKARA from the coding sequence ATGACCATCGAATTAGGTACAAAGATGTGGCTGCGCCTTCAAGGTTTGGAAAAAAAGGAGTATGTCGGTGCAGTTGTCGATGAAGATCAAGAAAATATTTGGATTATGATTGACAAAGAATTAATGAAGTACGTTGAAGAAAAAACGTGCATTCTTTCTTTTCGGGAATATAGTGGTGCGCTACAAACGTTTACAGCTGAGCATACTGCGGTGCGAAAGGAAGGAAACGTATGGATGGCTGGATTTCGTAAGCCTGCGCCTGAGCATATCCACCGCATTCAACGACGCAATTTTTTGCGTGTCGAAGCCAAGCTTAATGTCGCAGTCTATGGGATGGAAGAAGATGATCTTGAGCCGTTTGTTACGACGACATATGATGTGAGCGGAGGAGGCGTATCTATTTGGATGCCGCGCGGTACTGAGCTCGTCCGTGAACAGCAAGTGTTACTGTATATTTCCCTCCCGCTTAAAAAGGAAGAAAAGCCTACATTAATTAAAACATTGTTTAATCCACTCCGGCACACTCAAGTAGAGGGTGGAAATGAACGTTGGGGCGGCGAATTTTTAGATATTAGCGAGCAGGATCGCAAAAAGCTCGTTCGTTATACGATGTTTGAACATGCGCGAAAAGCGAGAGCATAA
- the fni gene encoding type 2 isopentenyl-diphosphate Delta-isomerase, with protein MKRAQRKLDHIQGAMVEKETGGAGFEHVTFIHQSLPECDLRDVSLQSGIGELTLSSPIFINAMTGGGGEETFLINQGIARVARKTGVAMAVGSQMAAVKDQAQRYTYEVVREENPDGILFANLGMDATAEQAKEAVDIIAADALQIHLNVIQELVMPEGDRSFSTVLARLEQIVQAINVPVIVKEVGFGMSYETARSLQSIGVAAVDVAGFGGTNFSRIENDRRTRSMDFFNEWGIPTTCALAELRLRHLQVPVLGSGGITSPLDVVKALALGASAVGVAGIALRTFMSEGEEALEQLLVDWHNDMITIMTALGVTKPQQLSSAPILVSGYVHHWLTERGLYTSEFAQPK; from the coding sequence GTGAAACGCGCACAAAGAAAACTGGATCATATTCAAGGAGCTATGGTAGAAAAGGAGACAGGCGGAGCTGGTTTTGAGCATGTCACTTTTATCCACCAAAGTCTGCCTGAGTGTGATTTGCGAGACGTTTCACTGCAATCTGGAATAGGCGAACTTACATTAAGTTCGCCTATTTTTATCAATGCGATGACAGGTGGCGGTGGAGAAGAAACGTTTCTGATTAATCAAGGCATTGCCCGCGTGGCGAGAAAAACAGGCGTGGCGATGGCTGTCGGTTCTCAAATGGCTGCTGTCAAAGATCAAGCCCAAAGATATACATACGAGGTCGTCAGAGAAGAGAATCCAGACGGTATTTTGTTTGCAAATCTTGGGATGGATGCCACTGCTGAGCAAGCAAAAGAGGCCGTTGATATCATTGCCGCAGATGCACTGCAAATTCACTTAAATGTGATTCAAGAGCTTGTCATGCCTGAAGGAGATCGCTCGTTTTCAACGGTTTTAGCCCGTCTAGAACAGATTGTACAAGCGATTAATGTGCCAGTGATCGTTAAGGAAGTTGGTTTTGGGATGAGCTATGAAACCGCTCGAAGCTTACAGTCAATTGGTGTAGCGGCAGTGGATGTCGCTGGTTTCGGGGGCACAAACTTTTCAAGAATTGAGAATGACCGTCGCACTCGTTCGATGGACTTTTTTAATGAGTGGGGCATCCCGACGACTTGCGCGTTGGCTGAGCTTCGCTTACGACATCTGCAGGTTCCAGTGTTAGGGTCTGGCGGGATTACGTCGCCTTTAGATGTGGTGAAGGCGCTCGCTTTAGGCGCCTCAGCAGTTGGTGTGGCTGGTATAGCGTTAAGGACGTTTATGTCTGAAGGGGAAGAAGCGCTTGAGCAGTTGCTGGTTGATTGGCACAATGACATGATCACCATCATGACAGCGCTTGGTGTGACGAAGCCTCAGCAGTTGTCTAGTGCTCCTATACTCGTATCTGGATATGTACATCATTGGCTGACGGAGCGTGGATTATATACGAGCGAGTTCGCTCAACCGAAGTAA
- the ypeB gene encoding germination protein YpeB, protein MAKNIIIAVLALGVIGAGFWGYQERQGKEAVMNHAENNYQRAFHDLAYRVGYLKDKVGTSLGIQSDAQMKKTLTDVWKVSAEAHSDVGQLPLRLMAFNKTEEFLSNIAEFSYRTSFRDLSENPMTDQEKKTLKTLYKDAKSIDGELKNVQKKVLQDHLKWMDVQMALASDEEPMDNTIIDGFKTVEQQSEKYNENTDFGTDVKRLNDHYNTKMSFAGKPISEKQAVRKMKKFFELEGEYETTVKESGGGADYAFYSVTLSNDKETFTGDISKNGGVPIWLLNSREVQDPTVSLNKAADKAASFLKKHGYGKVELHESSQYDNEGLFTFVKKIDEIHYLPASIRVKIALDNGELVGFDARQYLIEDPKDQEALNATPALSEEEVLEPIRETMDIQQSSLVFTENEFGEDVLCYEVYAVMDGDTYRLLINANTGDEEDVEQVESTENVFENAV, encoded by the coding sequence ATGGCCAAAAACATAATCATTGCCGTTTTAGCTCTTGGCGTAATTGGGGCTGGCTTTTGGGGCTATCAAGAGCGCCAAGGGAAAGAAGCAGTTATGAACCACGCGGAAAACAATTACCAACGAGCATTTCATGACCTTGCTTATCGTGTCGGCTACTTAAAAGACAAAGTCGGAACATCACTAGGCATTCAATCAGATGCTCAAATGAAAAAAACATTAACAGATGTTTGGAAGGTGAGTGCCGAAGCACATTCTGATGTTGGACAGCTCCCTTTACGACTCATGGCTTTTAATAAAACCGAAGAATTTCTGTCTAACATTGCTGAATTCAGCTATCGGACGAGTTTCCGTGACTTATCTGAAAATCCGATGACAGATCAAGAGAAAAAAACATTGAAAACGTTGTATAAAGACGCAAAGTCGATTGATGGCGAGCTAAAGAACGTCCAGAAAAAAGTTCTTCAAGACCATTTAAAATGGATGGATGTGCAAATGGCGCTTGCTTCTGATGAAGAGCCGATGGACAACACGATTATTGACGGATTTAAAACTGTTGAACAGCAATCCGAAAAATACAATGAAAACACCGACTTTGGCACTGATGTGAAACGTTTGAATGACCACTACAATACGAAAATGTCTTTTGCTGGAAAACCGATTTCTGAAAAACAAGCCGTTCGTAAAATGAAAAAGTTCTTCGAGCTAGAGGGCGAATATGAAACGACGGTGAAAGAGAGCGGCGGAGGTGCGGATTACGCATTTTATTCGGTGACATTATCAAATGACAAGGAAACCTTTACTGGCGACATTTCTAAAAATGGTGGCGTCCCCATCTGGCTATTAAATAGCAGAGAAGTGCAAGATCCAACCGTCTCGTTAAATAAGGCTGCTGATAAAGCCGCATCCTTTCTAAAAAAGCACGGCTATGGGAAGGTTGAATTGCACGAAAGCAGCCAGTATGACAATGAAGGGCTATTTACCTTCGTGAAAAAGATCGACGAAATTCATTATCTCCCAGCGTCCATTCGCGTAAAGATTGCTTTGGACAATGGAGAGCTGGTCGGTTTTGATGCACGCCAGTATTTAATTGAAGACCCGAAAGATCAAGAAGCTTTAAATGCGACGCCTGCATTGTCAGAGGAGGAAGTGCTTGAACCAATTCGTGAGACGATGGACATTCAGCAATCATCCCTCGTCTTCACCGAAAATGAGTTTGGTGAGGATGTGCTCTGCTATGAAGTATACGCTGTTATGGATGGTGACACGTATCGACTTCTAATCAACGCCAACACGGGTGATGAAGAGGACGTTGAACAAGTTGAAAGCACAGAAAACGTTTTTGAGAATGCTGTGTAA
- a CDS encoding YphA family membrane protein — protein sequence MIKLWPSFGLLWLAWLVWLYMTFFAERSARRTRVAASVLSAIILSALEVPFFYENQVNAGFVFVGWLGFWHIFNNAGGSLLRRFFSMLTCAFCFAFFELFLLYDPVWTVLDKQWLVGSILFFLTLLLAKRTIDRLSYIAGGMVQGAFLVMLVLKKVNMSYMLGTMIQADILVVVLLLHGGWHFMKAGIRKLEAKVLQKQGWTGRV from the coding sequence GTGATTAAATTGTGGCCCTCCTTCGGCTTATTATGGCTTGCGTGGCTCGTATGGTTATACATGACATTTTTTGCAGAACGCTCGGCTCGGAGAACCCGAGTCGCTGCTAGTGTTTTAAGTGCGATTATTTTGTCTGCGCTTGAAGTTCCCTTCTTTTATGAAAACCAAGTCAATGCAGGCTTTGTCTTTGTTGGCTGGCTCGGGTTTTGGCACATTTTTAACAATGCTGGGGGCTCGCTTCTGCGCCGGTTTTTTTCAATGCTTACGTGTGCTTTTTGTTTCGCATTTTTTGAGTTGTTTTTATTATATGATCCTGTATGGACAGTACTCGATAAACAATGGTTGGTCGGATCCATTCTTTTTTTTCTGACACTCCTTTTGGCGAAGCGTACAATTGATCGATTGTCGTATATTGCTGGTGGGATGGTGCAAGGAGCCTTTCTCGTCATGCTTGTATTAAAAAAAGTGAACATGTCTTATATGCTTGGTACAATGATACAGGCTGATATACTTGTCGTCGTTTTATTATTGCATGGTGGATGGCACTTCATGAAAGCAGGCATTCGAAAGTTAGAAGCGAAAGTGTTGCAAAAACAAGGGTGGACCGGGCGTGTCTAG
- a CDS encoding DUF5359 family protein: MREKREHKKDSNEARYLKKEQVMKRVERIILILTLWHFLFLCIAQYVNLSAGGESVTRLTKYEGVEQIDEQEKTTRR, from the coding sequence ATGCGCGAAAAGCGAGAGCATAAAAAAGATTCAAATGAGGCACGTTATCTAAAAAAGGAGCAAGTGATGAAAAGAGTAGAGCGGATCATTCTTATTCTCACTTTATGGCACTTTTTGTTTCTTTGCATTGCTCAATACGTCAATCTGTCCGCTGGCGGCGAAAGTGTAACGCGGCTCACCAAATATGAAGGTGTTGAACAGATTGATGAACAAGAAAAAACGACACGTCGTTAG
- the der gene encoding ribosome biogenesis GTPase Der → MSKPVLAIVGRPNVGKSTIFNRLIGQRLSIVEDTPGVTRDRIYGTSEWIGTDFHVIDTGGIDLRDEPLLARVREQAEIAMDEADVILFMVNGQEGVTAADQTVAERLYRSGKPVLLVVNKMDNPQMREDIYDYYALGFGEPYPVSGAHGSGLGDLLDAVVEAFGSLTTEEDEDPEAIRFSFIGRPNVGKSSLVNAILGEERAIVSDIPGTTRDATDTPFEHDQQSYVIMDTAGMRKRGKVYEKTEKYSVLRAQKAIERSDVCVIVLNGEEGIIEQDKKIAGYAHQGGRAVVIAVNKWDAVEKDERTMQSFSKNVRAHFPFLAYAPIVFLSALTTKRMHTLLPAIRLAADNHAMRVQTNVLNDVISDAVAVNPPPTDKGRRLKVLYATQVSVKPPTFVLFVNDPELLHFTYQRFLENKIREAFDFTGTPINIYPRMRKKER, encoded by the coding sequence ATGAGTAAACCCGTTTTAGCGATTGTTGGTCGACCGAATGTCGGGAAATCAACGATATTTAATCGCTTGATAGGTCAAAGGTTGTCGATCGTTGAAGATACACCAGGCGTAACGAGAGACCGTATATACGGCACATCAGAGTGGATTGGCACTGATTTTCATGTCATCGATACAGGCGGGATCGATTTACGGGATGAACCCTTGCTTGCCCGTGTCCGTGAGCAAGCAGAAATCGCTATGGACGAAGCAGATGTGATTTTATTTATGGTCAATGGGCAGGAAGGCGTTACTGCAGCAGATCAAACGGTTGCCGAACGCTTATATCGAAGTGGAAAGCCCGTGCTTCTTGTGGTCAACAAAATGGATAATCCACAAATGCGCGAAGATATTTACGACTATTATGCGCTAGGCTTTGGGGAGCCTTATCCGGTTTCAGGAGCGCATGGAAGTGGATTAGGTGATTTACTGGATGCTGTCGTGGAAGCTTTTGGTTCGCTGACAACGGAAGAGGATGAAGATCCTGAAGCCATTCGTTTTTCATTTATTGGTCGACCGAATGTCGGGAAATCCTCGCTCGTCAATGCCATTCTTGGTGAAGAAAGAGCGATCGTATCAGATATTCCTGGTACGACACGCGATGCGACAGATACACCATTTGAGCATGATCAGCAATCGTATGTCATTATGGACACAGCCGGTATGCGTAAACGTGGGAAGGTTTACGAAAAAACGGAAAAATACAGCGTTCTACGGGCACAAAAGGCGATTGAACGATCGGATGTTTGTGTCATCGTCTTAAATGGTGAGGAAGGGATTATTGAGCAGGATAAAAAGATTGCTGGTTATGCCCATCAAGGTGGACGGGCGGTTGTCATTGCGGTTAACAAATGGGATGCTGTTGAAAAAGATGAAAGAACGATGCAGAGCTTCTCTAAGAACGTTCGTGCTCATTTTCCCTTTTTAGCTTATGCACCGATTGTTTTTTTATCAGCACTGACGACAAAACGGATGCATACCCTTCTTCCTGCCATCCGATTAGCAGCTGATAATCACGCGATGCGCGTCCAGACAAACGTACTAAATGACGTCATTTCCGATGCAGTGGCCGTCAATCCTCCGCCAACTGACAAAGGTCGACGATTAAAGGTGCTCTATGCCACTCAAGTGAGTGTAAAGCCACCGACCTTCGTGCTGTTTGTGAACGACCCTGAGCTACTTCATTTTACTTATCAGCGTTTCTTAGAAAATAAAATTCGTGAGGCATTTGATTTTACCGGAACACCGATTAACATTTACCCGCGCATGCGAAAAAAAGAGCGGTAA
- the cmk gene encoding (d)CMP kinase, which translates to MQESIAVAIDGPAAAGKSTVAKKVAGYFNYLYIDTGAMYRAFAWYAVQNGVDPASEKETRELLPSFAMDFQRKGKAQRVFVGQEDVTEAIRTKEMGLYASAVAVHPPVRHHLVALQREMAAQRAVVMDGRDIGTNVLPNADVKIFLVASPEERAERRWKEYQSKGQDADLALLLEDIRKRDKQDMERKVAPLKKASDAIEVDTTAMPLDDVVARIVQVVKQKVAS; encoded by the coding sequence ATGCAAGAGAGTATTGCCGTTGCCATTGACGGCCCGGCTGCAGCAGGCAAGAGCACCGTGGCCAAAAAAGTGGCTGGCTATTTTAATTATCTATACATAGATACAGGAGCGATGTACCGGGCATTTGCATGGTATGCAGTGCAAAATGGCGTCGACCCTGCGAGTGAAAAAGAAACAAGAGAGCTGTTACCTTCATTTGCGATGGATTTCCAGAGAAAAGGGAAAGCTCAGCGCGTGTTTGTCGGTCAAGAAGACGTGACAGAGGCGATTCGTACGAAGGAGATGGGGCTGTATGCTTCTGCTGTTGCTGTGCATCCACCCGTCCGCCATCATTTAGTGGCACTCCAACGCGAAATGGCTGCGCAAAGGGCAGTCGTTATGGATGGTCGAGATATTGGTACAAATGTACTGCCTAATGCAGATGTGAAAATCTTTTTAGTTGCTTCGCCAGAGGAACGAGCAGAGAGACGATGGAAGGAATATCAGAGCAAAGGGCAAGACGCTGATTTAGCACTTCTGTTGGAGGACATCCGTAAAAGAGACAAGCAGGATATGGAACGAAAGGTTGCACCATTAAAAAAAGCATCTGACGCGATTGAAGTCGATACGACGGCAATGCCTTTAGACGATGTTGTAGCGCGTATTGTTCAAGTCGTAAAGCAGAAGGTGGCGTCATGA
- a CDS encoding lysophospholipid acyltransferase family protein: MTKTYTVGKTLCAGFSKALFKFEVIGEEHIPKTGGVLLCCNHRSNYDPVLLGVACPRKVRYMAKDELFKAPPLKWLMNQLGVIPVRRGASDKQALRKGLQVLNDGDVYGMFPEGTRSKTGELGEGMSGAGFFALRSNAAIVPSAVIGDYQPFQKVKVAFGPPIPFETLRKEKASSKQATELIMSEISALIEQYK, from the coding sequence ATGACCAAAACATACACGGTCGGTAAAACACTTTGCGCAGGCTTTTCAAAAGCTTTATTTAAATTTGAAGTTATTGGTGAGGAGCATATCCCTAAGACGGGCGGTGTTCTTTTATGTTGCAATCATAGGTCGAATTATGATCCTGTCCTTTTAGGCGTTGCCTGTCCGCGAAAAGTGCGCTATATGGCGAAAGACGAGCTTTTCAAGGCGCCTCCTCTAAAGTGGCTGATGAATCAGCTCGGTGTCATTCCTGTCCGTCGCGGTGCTTCTGATAAGCAAGCGTTACGCAAAGGCCTTCAAGTGTTAAATGATGGGGATGTATACGGAATGTTTCCTGAAGGAACACGAAGTAAAACAGGCGAGCTTGGCGAAGGGATGAGTGGTGCGGGTTTTTTTGCACTGCGATCTAACGCTGCGATTGTGCCAAGTGCGGTTATCGGTGATTATCAACCTTTTCAAAAAGTGAAAGTCGCTTTTGGACCGCCGATCCCATTCGAGACTCTTCGTAAAGAAAAAGCGTCATCAAAACAGGCAACTGAGTTGATTATGAGCGAAATCTCTGCTTTAATAGAACAGTACAAGTAA
- a CDS encoding asparaginase: protein MPNISLITTGGTIASKPNEKGLLAAGVMLGDEVASLCKMPQHYTINVVSLFQLPSMHITEGEMLTLKKTVETVLADDSVDGIVITHGTDSLEETAYFLDLTISDDRPIVLTGSQKSANDLGSDVYTNLRNAMLVAGNTSLHGAGPVVVFNERIWPARYVQKVHASNVQGFATFGYGYLGIIDQDIVHVYQKPVDRDVYPDVHTFPRVDIVTCYTGADRTAVDAFVAEGARGIIIEGNGRGHVPPAVVPGILAAIDEGTAVVLTTSAEEGYVFPAYDYTGSAYQLAEQGVILGKDYDAKKARVKLACALSSHGSPARAFAR from the coding sequence ATGCCTAACATTTCGTTAATTACAACGGGAGGTACCATCGCAAGTAAACCGAATGAAAAAGGTTTACTCGCTGCGGGCGTGATGCTCGGGGATGAGGTTGCTTCCCTTTGTAAAATGCCCCAACATTATACAATTAATGTCGTTTCTCTCTTTCAGCTACCAAGCATGCATATAACAGAAGGAGAGATGCTCACTTTAAAGAAAACCGTCGAAACGGTTTTAGCGGACGATTCGGTTGACGGTATTGTTATTACACACGGAACAGATTCTTTAGAAGAAACCGCCTATTTTCTCGACCTGACGATCTCTGATGATCGTCCGATCGTCCTTACAGGCAGTCAGAAGTCGGCAAACGACCTTGGAAGTGATGTGTATACGAACCTTCGAAATGCAATGCTTGTAGCCGGAAATACAAGCTTGCATGGCGCTGGTCCGGTCGTTGTTTTTAACGAGCGCATTTGGCCTGCGCGGTATGTACAAAAGGTACATGCGTCGAATGTGCAAGGCTTTGCAACGTTTGGTTATGGTTATTTAGGCATCATTGATCAAGATATCGTTCATGTCTATCAAAAGCCAGTTGATCGCGATGTTTATCCCGACGTCCATACCTTTCCGAGAGTTGATATCGTTACTTGCTATACCGGTGCTGACCGAACGGCTGTTGACGCGTTCGTAGCAGAAGGTGCTCGCGGGATCATTATTGAAGGCAATGGGCGCGGGCACGTACCTCCCGCGGTGGTACCAGGTATTTTGGCGGCAATTGATGAAGGGACAGCAGTCGTTTTAACGACGAGTGCAGAGGAAGGATATGTGTTTCCGGCCTATGATTATACTGGGAGCGCGTATCAACTTGCTGAACAAGGCGTCATTCTCGGGAAGGATTATGATGCGAAAAAAGCCCGCGTGAAGCTTGCTTGTGCTCTTTCTTCTCATGGGTCACCTGCGCGTGCATTCGCCCGTTAG